The nucleotide window GACCGACGACATTTTATTACACACTACAACAGCACAGGGATACAATAACACCAACTTGTGTTACTGTAGGTTGGAAAAAGTGTTACTAGCTCTCTTAGTAACACATTTTTTGTTGTATTCCAATTGGCCATGTTACTATAAACTGGTTTATTGTAACACATCTACTTATCTATAGGAACATTTGTCTAGTGTTACAATGATTTTTGTTGTAACACTTTTTTTTCTCTAGTAACACTTCACATTATGGTGGAATACATAGTTTGTAACACATTTATTTATCTATGGGAACATTTGCCTAGTGTTATAGTGATTGTCTGCTGTAACACTTTTTTTTAGTTCTAGTAACACTTCTACATTATGGTAGAGCACAGTATGGAACAAAGGAACACATGGTTTGTAACACTTGTTTATATCTATTGTAACATTTTTAGATTAGGAAACAAATATTTGTTTCgcctatatatgtggcacacggaTTATTATAGAATCACACAAACATGACACATTGCAAAATCACATAAACCATAAATTTCAATAATCATAACAAGATCCACATATAGTAGGATGATTTCAAACATAGTGCTTGTTCAGATTAAATCATAGTATTTGTACATAACGATATGGCTCTAGAGAGCAAACACACATAgtccatactagaaagaaaaATTCAAGAACTAGCTAGGATTCATAAAGTCCATTGCTTCTTCTTCCATTATTCTTTGTACACATCGATGTAGGAATTCAACCATTAATCATTTGAACCTGCAAAGAAAATTTAAGTTGTAAGATTATAAATTAGGCCACATATGTACAATGATGTAAGTTAAGAAAGCTAGTTTGAACATACAAACATCGAAGGCCAAGCAATTGAGACTCCTTTGGCTTGAGCATCACCAATATTGTTGCACCCAGGCCTAGGCCTCACTAATGGCTCATCTTTTGCTATAGCGTGATCGATACGCACTTTGTAGAATTGACTTCCTGTCTTAACTCCACCAACAATGGCTTTTGGATCAGTGCTCAAGAGAGTTGCATAGGCCACATTAGCCTTATTAGGATATTTTGAAGTCATTAGTAGCACAATGGATCCAACCTACATTAATTTGACATAATCTCTTAGTGACCAACAACCCTTTGTTGTACATCAAGATCATGCAATTAGAACAAGTGTATTATGTTCATCTACCTTCATTACAGGAAGTTGTTTAGGTGCTTGACGCTTGTTGCATGTAACCTTGTCATGAGCCACCTCTTGGTGTGCAATGGTCGTAGTCTCTCCAGGCCCTCCATGATGACCCTTACACATATAAAATGAAGTATGAAATATTAAGACAAAAATTCCTCTATAAATACAGCAAAGTGTGGTTCATAGATACcttttgtttctttgttgttTTACTTATGGTGGATAAAAGTAGACTGTCATCATCACTATATTCAGACTCACATGTTTCTTTATTCTAGTAAAGAGAAAAAAGACAGTAGCATGAGTTGATATAAAAAAAATCCTTTGTGAATAAAATAGTATTAAATTCATAAGAAAGTTACTTTACCAATTCATCCCTGTGTTCAAGGAATCCATCATTCTGGTTGGGTGCAACACAGTGAACTCTCTAAAAATTTGAAACAATATTAAAGCGAAAAGACTAAATTAGGTGAAAACATGGAAAATAGAGCAAATACCTTTCTTTTAGAAAGCACCGCTTGATTCTGAGAATTGTTATGATCACTCCTAGCACAATTTCCCTAGAAAAGAAATAAAGTTTGAGTAACACATTTCAATACGAAGTTACAAATTAAAATGTACATTGTTACCATTGTTGCTTCTTGGTTCTCATGGTGCTTTGATTGTTTTTTAGTTCTTCAATAACTTTGTCTTGCATTCTAGAATGATCTTTGAGTTGCCTTATTTCCTCCAACATGTGAGTCTCTACATCAGATGATGAGCCATCTAGTGAAACTATATTAATATCCTTAAAATGGTGTGTTCTTCGACCATAAACTTGTTTAGGAACTGGAAGCAATCCCATGCCGTGCACTTGTCCAGCTTTCTCTTCTCCCAACACTCGATGTAATGCATCACCTTCCCATGCAACTCCTCCCTCACTATTTTGTGCTAACTCTGGTTGTGTGTCTAGGAGATTTTCCAGTTCAATCTACAAGCAAGAAATCCGCACATTAGAAAACAGAAATAATTTTATATTTGCAAAAATTCTCATGTGCATGTAGCATACCACTGGTTCATTTATCCCTTTTCCCCTTTTCCTGTGAGTTGCGAGGTAAACCTTTGCTCTATGTGGCTATTTTTTTCAGGATCAGTTTGCCTCTGAAAAAATAGTAGTAAAGGAAAAGTAAGAAGAatcatatataattttttttaaacagAAGATGACTCACCATGTCCTCAGACCAACGAGCATAACTCTTTGTACCGGCTGTATGTGTTGTCTTCTTCATTTCACAACTTATTTTGTTCTTCTCACTTAGGGTCTACAAGAAAAAGTAAATTAATTGATAATGAACCATTATACATATAAAAATCAATAATGGTATAGGTGGTGATAGTAAAAAAGTCAAATAGCGTCAATAATGGTGCCTTACTTGTCCTTCGCTGGACTTCCAATATTTTACTAGGGCCTTCCATTGATCTTCATCGATATCATCTGGACAACGCTTGTTCAAAACAGACTTTTTCTTCTTTGGATTAAATAGTGACTTTTTTAATGTTGCCTTgtatttcctccaatctcttccaattGATTTCAATATCCATTTCTCACATGAATGAGGATATAAGAACTTTGTCTAAAATAAGAAAATCACTAATGAATGAATTTGACTTCATGACATGATAACAAGCATATATATACTTAATCTTATAAAAAACATTATGTCTTGTAAAATTTAGCTAACCTGGATGAATTGAATTATGGTTTCTGCATTGTTTTTCTTAACTTCTCTCAAATCTTTGGCACCAACAGGACAGTAACCACCATTTCTTGCTATGGTGCCCAAAAATTGTCCTAAAAGGCCACCTTCTTTTCCAATGGGTTGTCCAAGCATATTACATCTTActactatccgatctcctccaagTAGATCCCAAACATGTGTTAAAACGGTCCCCTTTCGTTTACGAGGTACTTCATCGCCATCACCTATTAAAAACAGAATGATAGTGATAGTAATTGGTTAAGATGCAGTCCATATGAATGAGATTGATCTAACTACATTTGTACCTGATGTGTTCTGGTTCTCATCATCATGCTGCTCAACCTCGTTAGCATATAGTGCTTCAGTATGCATTACATTtaatcctttctttttttttgtaccTCCTCTTCTTGCTAAACAAATGTTGGGGACATGAACACGTGTTTATAGTAAATATAATAAACAATatgtaatatttttattaaacaaCTAGATATTTGTATTAGACTATCAAGATTGTATTTATTAAGTCACATACCACGGTGGGGTTGGATATGCTAATCTTGGATGAAAATAAATCATTGATAACTAACATGACTTGGAATAGTTGTCCTTGAATAATCAAATATACATAGAAAAGTAAATTATATGTTCATTCTAATACCTTTATTTTTTTTGGTTTAGATTTGGATGGTTCTTTGTTGGACTTGGTAGGCGCTAAAGTGGCCAGTCTCTGCCTTGTCACAAACAAATTAACCGTTTTTTCGCCCTCACACTCGTTGAGCATTTCCATCACATCAGAATCTTGTTGTATTACAACCAAGCTATCTTTTTTCTTGTAGTATAGATAGTCGACTGATGTGTACCCAGAACCCTCGATCAGATCAATCAAGTTGAAAAAGCATATCTCATCTCTATCCATTTCCCTTTGCACATGTTTATGTCCTTCAGCTTTCCCATCGCATTCCAGATTTATGGTCCAATTATCCACCGCCATGGTAGCACAATCTAAATAAAATATAGCACCAATAGGAAAATAAGAATAAAGCATAGGATAATTCATAAATAAGAATCAAGTATAACCGAATAGTAACAATTTGACTAAAGTGCATATTTGTAATGTTATTTGAACTTGGAGCTCGAGAACAAGTAAAGTGCTATGGTTCAGATAGGATGGTCTAGAGCATGACACATATATACGAACAAAAATAGTCCAAAAGGTTCTTTATATTAAATAAGATAAATAAGAATAAAGAATAGGATAATTCACATCTAAGTATTTCAACTAATCAGCCACAGTAGTGAAGCAATCGAGCAGTAAGTATTTCTTGTGTAAAGTATCCTCGTCCAAGTATTACACTAAGCCATAATGCCATATGCACGCAGACCAAGTTAGAGTCTCACATACTGAACTGCTGCTCGGAGCGTCTGTAACCTGAGTAACCAAATGCTATCTACTTTGCGTTTGCCTGTGTGAGCCAATGAAAGTTGCAACTGCATAAGTTGCCGACGCACCACTACCTGCTTGCTTACCTAATTGTCGAACTGCAGCGGCTGAGCTCCTCCTGCTATCAATGTTTCGTAGAAGTGCTCTGTTTTCAATGCTAGAACACGATTTGCACTAAGCCATCTCTAATCTGCAAAACAAATTGCTAATCAAATATTTGCTTATACGACATGTCAATCGAGTTTCTCCCACATGGTGGCAACTACTAATcgcaagaaaacaaaaaaactttagTGAATCGCTGTGATGATTAGTCGACAATACCCAATTCAATCACAAGTGGGGGAAGGATGCTAAATAGAAACTTacgaatggagggaggaagctagCATTTGTGTATGATTGTACGGTGTCCCTAGTTTTTTATTTGTTCTGCTACACATTCTTCAACAATTCTTGCACATGTGCCAGAAGATATGTCTGATCGTTAATGTGAAGTACGCGATGGGCAGCCCCTAACGGGCGTCACCATCCCCCAACTCATCCACCATAACTGCAGTACACGATCGGCAGCCCCTGACGGGCGGCAGTGGACCAGCCGGTGGGTGATGACGTGCCCTCAACGGGCGCTGTTCAAGGGCGGAGGCCGGCTGATGGCTGCGGAAGCAGAAGGCCAAGGTCTTGGGGAGATCACAATGGAGACGGCTGCAGGAACAAGGATGTGAGCGCTACGATCTGACCCCGTATGGCGCGGGGCACCTGGAGCGTGACCAGCGCAGCCCCCGCCGCCTCGGTCTCTCCGATCGGTGACGACAAGTTCGTAGGCTGGATTGAAAACGCGTCGCATTGGTTAGGGGCTTGTCGTCACCCCCCAAATTCATTTCGCTCCCCAGCCTACGAACTTGCCATCACCGATCGGAGAGACCGAGGCGGCGGGGGCTATGCTGGTCACGCTCCCGGTGCCCCGCGCCGTACGGGGTCAGATCGTAGCGCTCGCGTCCTTGTTCCTGCAGCCGTCTCCATCGTGATCTCCCCGAGACCCCGGCCTTCTGCTTCCGCAGCCATCAGCCGGCCTCCGCCCGTGAACAGCACCCGTTGAGGGCACATCATCCCCCGCCGGCCGGTCCACTGCCGCCTGTCAGGGCTGCCCATCGCGTACTGCAGTTATGGTGGATGAGTTGGGGGATGGTGACGCCCGTTAGGGGCTGCCCATCGCGTACTTCACATTAACGATCAGGCATATCTTATGGCACATGTGCAAGAATTGTTGAAGAACAAATAAAAAACCAGGGACACCGTGCAATCATACACAAATGCTAGCTTCCTCCCTCCATCCGTAAGTTTCTATTTAGCATCCTTCCCCCACTTGTGATTGAATTGGGTATTGTCGACTAATCATCACAGCGATTCActaaagtttttttgttttcttgcgATTAGTAGTTGCCACCATGTGGGAGAAACTCGATTGACATGTCGTATAAGCAAATATTTGATTAGCAATTTGTTTTGCGGATTAGAGATGGCCTAGTGCAAATCGTGTTCTAGCATTGAAAACAGAGCACTTCTACTAAACATTGATAGCAGTGGGAGCTCAGCCGCTGCAGTTCGACAATTAGGTAAGCAGGCGGCCAAAATCAAAATGTTTTTACTTTTTATATGTTAATTGGCATTGGCAAAAATTACTATCAGTGCAACAACTTATGatctatgatttttttttcatgtttAGTTCATTGGAGATGTAGTATGTTGCAGCTTATCAGTGAAACGAAATAGCTTAACAGTGGAAACAGACCATGAGcttcattgtttttttttttgtttggaaaGGCATTTATATAATGCTGAATTCTTTTTTAAGATAGGCCATTGAGTACAATCCATATTAGCACCGATTGTTGTTCTGTACATATTTTTTTAGGTTAAGGTGCAGTTCTGTACATTGTTGTTCATTGATTCTTCGGTACACATTGAGTTCACCTTCAGTAAACAAATAGTTGAGATGAAACAAACTGTTTGAGTCCACTTTATATAATTCATAGCTTTTTATGTATTTCCAACATTTTGTCTCAGCTATTGAAGTACCACATAACTGATGCAGTGATAGTATCTCTTGATTTCAGTGAATTAATGGACTTAAGTGCTATTAAGAGGTTGTTGCAATCCAAAAGACCAAGTGATGAGTACATAGCTGGGGTACAGggttttcttaagttgcttaccGTGGGAAAAAGTCCGATGCAAAGATTCAATGCTCCTGTGTCAAATGTGTCAATAGGAAGTTACAAATGCAAGAAACAGTGTATGGGCACTTAGTGTGTGATGGAATGCTGCGTGGATACACTATATGGGGCTGTCATGGGGAAACATCATCTTATATCTCTGCTAACAAAGATTCAGAGTCACCGCATCCAAGTTTAAACACTAATATGTGCCAAGTAGTCCAAGAAGCCTTTGGATATATAGACGATGAACATCACACAAATGGACCTCACGCATCAGGTTTATCTGAAGATGGACCAGATGCGGAAACACAAGATTTCTTTGATTTGCTTAGGGCTGCTGATGAACCTTTATGGGAAGGATGTGAGCTATCAAAACTTTCTTTCCTAGTCCTATTGTTTCATGTGAAGTCGACCAACAAGTGGAGCAATAAATCAATTAATGATCTACTTCAAATTTTACAGCTAGCTCTCCCAAATGGTTCAAATATACCTAGAACATTTGTGGAGGCTCGGAAGACCATTGCGAAGCTTGGTCTTAGATATGAGAAGATTCATGTGTGCCCAAATAATTGTCAGCTCTATCGGaaagacaagaaatatgatgactTCTGTTCAAAATGTGGAGCTTCAAGATGGAAAAATAAGCCAGATAAAACATCATTAacaaaaaaggaaagaagaaaggcaaCCCCAAATAAGGTATTGCGTTACTTTCCAATCAAACCTAGACTTAAAAGGCTTTTCATGAACAAGGAAACAGCCAAGTTAACTAGATGGCATGATGAGGAGCGTACAAAGGATGGTGCTTTGCGCCATCCTGCTGATTCAGAGGTTTGGAAAATCACTAATTCCCAGCACCCTCATATTGCATCAGATTCTCGAAACATGAGGTTTGGAATAGCAACAGATGGTTTTAACCCATATGGGAAGTGTAATTCTACCCATAGTTGTTGGCCAGTTGTATTAGTACCATACAACCTTccaccatggttatgcatgaaagcTTCTTCTCTTATGCTCACTCTAATAATTCCTGGTTACCCTGGAAAGGACTTCCATACATTTATACAGCCGGTTTATGATGAGCTAAATGAGTCTTTTGACACTGGTATGTCTACATATGATGCATCTCGAGATGAGAGATTTCAACTTTATGCTACAATATTGCATATTGTGAGTGACTACCCTGGGACAGGGATACTAGCACAGTACAATGTTATGGGACAGTTGGGTTGTGTGTCCTGTGAAGATGAAACAAGTTCAATACGCTTGAAGCATGGCCTCAAGCAATGTTTCATGGGACACCGACAATTTCTACCCACTGGCCATGAGTTTCGTTATGATGCCAATTCATTTGACGGAACCGAAGAGCATCGGTTGAGACCTATTTCTTATTCTGGAGTATCTCTTTTGGAAAGGATAAAATCAATTAAAGACTTTGAGAAGTCCAAAACatggaagggtgttagtggcatgTTTTGTTTGTCTTACTGGAAGTATAATTTGCTACGGCACAATCTTGACTTTATGCATATAGAGAAGAATgtgtgtgaaaatatatttgggaAACTTTTAGAAATGGATGCCAAATCAAAGGACAAGCTACAGGCAAGGAAAGACTTGCAAGAAATGAACATCAGGCCAGATCTACATCCACAAAAAAGGCTAATGGTAAGTATTACTTGCCTCCTGCTTTGTATAACATGTCTAAAGAGGAGAAGCAACAATTTGTAAAGTCCTTCGTGACATAAAAGTTCCAGATGGTTATTCTAGTAACATCTCTAGATGTGTAAATGTTGGTCAAGCAAAAATTTCAGGCCTCAAAAGTCATGACTGCCACATACTAATGCAACAACTTATGCCACTTGCTCTGAGAGGTCTTCTCCCAAATGAAGTTACATCTGTCTTATTTGATCTGTGTGGATATTTTAGAGAACTGAATGCAAAAGTTCTCCACATGAATGAACTTGAGAAGTTAGAGGACCGAATCATAATGACGTTATGTCGGATGGAGATGATATTCCCTCCTGGGTTTTTCACTATCATGGTGCATCTAGTTCTTCACTTAGCAATAGAGGCAAAAATAGGTGGTCCTGTATGTTATCGATCAATGTATTTTGTGGAAAGGTATGTTTTTCTTATAAAATAATTAAGAGCCATGTTTGGTACCTTCGCTTTGCATGCTAAATTATAGTTTTTATTAATTTATACTAGTTTGTAGTAGGTACCTTGGTGATTTGAAGTCAAACGTGAGAAATAAAGCTCGTCCAGAGGGCTGCATTGTAGAATCAGTTCTAGCAAAAGTGGCTATGTACTTTTGTTCAACATTTCTTGATGGTTTTCAGACATTGTCTAATAGGCTTTCGCGGAATGATGATAATGAGGAGTCACTTGGATGCTCTACTAGACATGCATCAACTCTTTTTCCTAAATCTGGGAAACCACTTGGGAAGCCAAGTAGTTATGTCCTGAGAGGTTTGGCTAAAGTGCAAGCACATAGATATGTGCTATTCAATTGTTCCGATGTCGATCCATACCTTAGGTAATATCTCAAAATTGTAAacataaatttattttttttgccTCCCATAAATTTTCTTACATGTAAATTGTAGAGCTCATGCTGAAGAGATCATTGGAAAAGGTACAG belongs to Miscanthus floridulus cultivar M001 chromosome 4, ASM1932011v1, whole genome shotgun sequence and includes:
- the LOC136551663 gene encoding uncharacterized protein, with amino-acid sequence MKKTTHTAGTKSYARWSEDMGNCARSDHNNSQNQAVLSKRKRVHCVAPNQNDGFLEHRDELNKETCESEYSDDDSLLLSTISKTTKKQKGHHGGPGETTTIAHQEVAHDKVTCNKRQAPKQLPVMKVGSIVLLMTSKYPNKANVAYATLLSTDPKAIVGGVKTGSQFYKVRIDHAIAKDEPLVRPRPGCNNIGDAQAKGVSIAWPSMFVQMING